In the genome of Actinomycetes bacterium, one region contains:
- the lysS gene encoding lysine--tRNA ligase yields MSNEAQDLSEQQQIRLAKRDRILAEGRQAYPVAVPISHTIEQVRQEHPDVPAGEMTGAQVAVAGRLLFVRNTGKLCFASLRSGAGTAIQAMLSLDRVGEESLARWKDEVDLGDQIWVRGEVGASRRGELSIFAEEWGFAAKSLRPLPVAHKEMSEEARVRQRYVDLIMRPEARQTARDRITALASLRESLAKRDFLEVETPILQTLQGGATAKPFTTHMNAYNMDLFLRIAPELFLKRCVVGGIERVFEINRNFRNEGADSTHSPEFGMLEYYQAYSDYREAARLTRELIQEAAQAVCGTLQVEHVDGSVHDLAGEWTTISLYPAVSEAVGREVTPRTARTELEQLCAEAGIDVNPAWLAGRLVEELLEHYVTPRFTGPTFVFDYPVDTSPLVRDHRETEGLVEKWDLYVDGFELATGYSELVDPVIQRERLQEQAARAAIDDEAMPLDEDFLAALEHGMPPSAGVGMGIDRLLMALTGLGIRETILFPLVKPLS; encoded by the coding sequence GTGAGCAACGAAGCGCAGGACCTGTCAGAGCAACAGCAGATTCGGCTAGCGAAGCGCGACCGGATTCTGGCCGAGGGGCGGCAGGCCTACCCGGTGGCGGTCCCGATCAGTCACACCATCGAGCAGGTACGCCAGGAACACCCAGACGTTCCCGCTGGCGAGATGACCGGCGCGCAAGTGGCAGTGGCTGGCCGACTGCTATTCGTGCGCAATACCGGCAAACTATGCTTCGCTTCACTGCGCTCCGGCGCAGGCACCGCCATCCAGGCGATGCTCAGCCTGGATCGGGTCGGGGAAGAGTCGCTGGCTCGCTGGAAAGACGAGGTGGACCTCGGCGATCAGATTTGGGTCCGGGGCGAGGTTGGCGCCTCCCGCCGCGGGGAGCTGAGTATCTTCGCCGAGGAGTGGGGCTTTGCCGCCAAGTCATTGCGCCCGCTGCCGGTGGCGCACAAGGAGATGAGTGAGGAAGCGCGCGTACGGCAGCGCTACGTAGATCTCATCATGCGACCGGAGGCTCGGCAAACCGCCCGAGATCGGATCACTGCGCTGGCTAGTTTGCGGGAATCGCTAGCCAAACGGGACTTTTTGGAAGTGGAGACCCCGATCCTGCAGACGTTGCAGGGAGGCGCCACTGCGAAGCCATTCACGACGCATATGAACGCCTACAACATGGACTTATTCTTGCGAATCGCCCCGGAGTTGTTCCTCAAGCGCTGCGTGGTGGGTGGCATCGAGCGAGTCTTCGAGATCAATCGCAACTTTCGCAATGAGGGAGCGGACTCCACTCACTCGCCAGAGTTCGGCATGCTGGAGTACTACCAGGCATATTCGGACTACCGTGAGGCTGCCCGGCTAACTCGCGAGCTCATCCAAGAGGCCGCACAGGCAGTGTGCGGCACACTCCAGGTGGAGCATGTCGACGGTTCTGTGCATGATCTCGCAGGCGAATGGACCACGATTTCGCTGTATCCCGCGGTATCAGAAGCAGTCGGTCGGGAGGTCACGCCGCGAACCGCGCGGACTGAGTTGGAGCAGTTGTGCGCCGAGGCTGGGATCGACGTGAACCCCGCCTGGCTCGCAGGTCGGTTGGTAGAGGAGTTACTCGAGCACTACGTAACCCCGAGGTTCACGGGACCCACTTTCGTGTTCGACTATCCGGTTGACACTTCGCCGTTGGTTCGGGACCACCGGGAAACCGAAGGACTCGTCGAGAAATGGGATCTATACGTCGATGGTTTTGAGTTAGCTACCGGCTATTCGGAACTTGTGGATCCAGTCATTCAACGGGAGCGGCTGCAGGAGCAGGCCGCTCGCGCTGCGATTGACGATGAGGCAATGCCGTTGGACGAGGATTTTCTGGCCGCACTGGAACATGGCATGCCGCCTTCAGCGGGTGTCGGTATGGGAATTGATCGGTTGCTGATGGCGCTGACGGGTTTGGGGATTCGGGAGACCATCCTCTTCCCGTTGGTGAAGCCGTTGTCATGA
- a CDS encoding type III pantothenate kinase yields MLLAIDVGNTNTVIGSFLGAELSDSWRIPTDSRTTADQMMLTYRGLLEDQPELTGLALCASVPAVLHEMRLMFQRYFPDVPRVIVEPGTKTGVSVKTDNPREVGADRIVNTLAAFHRYGGPAIVVDFGTSTNLDVVSETGDFLGGALAPGIQISLDALAQRAAQLRKVELIRPRSAIGRNTVEALQSGALYGFAGQVDGLVRRITEELGEAEAVVATGGLAEIVVAESDTITHHDPHLTLHGLKYVFDRNL; encoded by the coding sequence GTGCTACTCGCTATTGATGTGGGGAATACCAACACCGTGATTGGCTCCTTCCTAGGTGCTGAGCTCAGTGACTCTTGGCGGATTCCCACCGACAGCCGCACGACGGCAGATCAGATGATGCTGACCTACCGGGGCCTGCTGGAGGATCAGCCAGAACTAACTGGTTTGGCGCTGTGTGCGTCGGTACCGGCCGTGCTGCATGAGATGCGACTGATGTTCCAGCGCTACTTTCCCGACGTTCCGCGAGTGATTGTTGAGCCGGGCACTAAGACCGGGGTATCGGTTAAGACTGATAATCCGCGAGAGGTCGGAGCGGATCGAATCGTCAATACGCTGGCTGCTTTCCACCGCTACGGCGGCCCAGCGATCGTGGTGGACTTCGGGACTTCCACCAACCTCGACGTGGTGTCGGAAACGGGTGACTTCCTTGGTGGTGCGTTAGCGCCGGGAATTCAGATTTCCCTTGATGCGCTAGCGCAACGAGCCGCCCAGTTGCGCAAGGTGGAGCTCATTCGGCCGCGCTCAGCGATTGGTCGCAATACGGTGGAGGCGCTGCAATCTGGTGCGCTGTATGGCTTTGCCGGTCAGGTTGATGGTCTGGTGCGACGTATCACCGAGGAACTGGGCGAGGCGGAGGCGGTGGTGGCAACCGGAGGCTTGGCAGAGATCGTCGTAGCCGAATCCGACACCATCACTCACCATGATCCACACCTCACACTGCATGGCCTGAAATACGTCTTCGACCGCAACCTCTAA
- the nadC gene encoding carboxylating nicotinate-nucleotide diphosphorylase, giving the protein MTDWQPISAESAAGLEQAGLSPAAVAELVANTLTEDLDGGVDVTTVATVPKEQRATLDLVARGSGVVAGAVVARVVFDLVAGAAAAIEVTTPDGNPVAPGDRILRVTGPTRGLLLAERTSLNVLCHLSGVATATQEWVAAIGDTGAVVRDTRKTTPGMRQLEKYAVRCGGGQNHRMSLSDAALVKDNHVLAAGGVAAAFAAVRERFPGLAVEVEVDSLDQLTEVLAAGVDLVLLDNFTPEQMRLAVRITAGRARLEASGGLTVAAAAEVAATGVDYIAVGALTHSSPILDIGADLTMTTGED; this is encoded by the coding sequence ATGACTGATTGGCAGCCAATCTCCGCTGAATCGGCGGCTGGGCTGGAGCAGGCGGGGCTGTCGCCAGCGGCAGTCGCGGAACTAGTGGCGAACACCCTGACCGAAGACCTCGACGGCGGCGTCGACGTCACCACTGTGGCGACTGTGCCGAAAGAGCAGCGGGCCACCCTGGATCTGGTGGCGCGAGGCTCCGGGGTCGTAGCCGGCGCCGTGGTAGCCAGAGTCGTTTTCGATCTCGTGGCTGGTGCAGCGGCGGCGATCGAGGTGACCACTCCCGATGGCAATCCAGTAGCACCTGGGGATCGAATCTTGCGCGTCACCGGCCCAACGCGCGGACTGTTACTCGCGGAACGCACCTCGCTCAATGTGCTGTGCCACCTGTCTGGCGTAGCCACCGCTACCCAGGAATGGGTGGCAGCAATCGGTGATACTGGCGCGGTGGTCCGGGATACCCGCAAGACCACACCGGGAATGCGACAGCTGGAAAAGTACGCCGTGCGGTGTGGTGGTGGCCAGAACCATCGGATGTCGCTGTCAGATGCGGCGTTGGTCAAGGACAATCACGTTCTGGCTGCTGGTGGCGTGGCGGCGGCATTTGCAGCAGTCCGAGAGCGGTTCCCCGGCTTAGCGGTGGAGGTCGAGGTTGACTCGCTCGATCAACTGACCGAGGTGCTGGCTGCCGGCGTGGACCTGGTGCTGCTGGACAACTTCACTCCGGAGCAGATGCGGCTTGCAGTCAGGATCACCGCAGGTCGAGCCCGCCTCGAAGCATCAGGTGGGCTCACGGTGGCGGCTGCTGCCGAGGTCGCCGCTACTGGCGTGGACTACATCGCAGTCGGGGCATTGACACACTCGTCTCCGATTCTGGATATTGGGGCGGATCTGACGATGACCACCGGAGAGGACTGA
- a CDS encoding L-aspartate oxidase has translation MTGIGDRLTTPEPGWWESADVVIVGSGIAGLTLALSLRQSGLRVQVVTKGRVDEGSTQWAQGGIAAALDDDDSPQEHLQDTLVAGAGLCDEQAVRVLAEQGPDAVRGLAALGTRFDREAGGELSLTREGGHLRDRIAHAGGDATGREISRALVAAVRRDDGIRLYERALALDLLLDDRGAVQGVSLHVIGQGQRDGVGAVAAPAVVLATGGLGQVFEASTNPLVATGDGVAMAARAGAVLADLEFIQFHPTVLWQGPGAKGQQPLISEAVRGEGAVLLDPAGRQLMTGIHPLGDLAPRDVVAKTLMKAMRSTGAPHAWLDGRKLGEGTWRRRFPTILQRCRDMEIDPVQQLIPVVPAQHYASGGVRVDLAGRASIRGLFACGEVACTGVHGANRLASNSLLEGLVFAERIAEVLQAGLPPQRDPIVRTGSLGVISNASRPLLQRAMSEGAGVLRTADSLKVAAAAVAELPADFPGEPGTADWEVANLAVVASAIAQLALLRTETRGSHWRDDFPAVDDEHWRLHLATQLVDGEWLTRQTPCQTPRWETWA, from the coding sequence GTGACTGGCATTGGCGATCGCTTGACCACGCCGGAGCCCGGGTGGTGGGAAAGCGCTGACGTGGTGATTGTCGGCTCGGGTATTGCTGGATTGACGCTGGCGCTCTCACTGCGGCAATCCGGACTTCGAGTACAGGTCGTCACCAAAGGTCGAGTCGATGAGGGCTCAACCCAATGGGCGCAAGGTGGTATCGCAGCAGCGTTAGACGATGACGATTCCCCACAGGAACACTTGCAGGACACTCTGGTCGCTGGCGCCGGACTCTGCGATGAACAGGCAGTGCGCGTCCTTGCCGAGCAGGGGCCGGACGCGGTTCGCGGTCTGGCCGCGCTCGGTACTCGATTCGATCGCGAGGCAGGGGGGGAACTATCCCTGACCAGGGAAGGTGGTCACCTACGAGATCGCATTGCCCATGCTGGCGGAGACGCGACCGGACGAGAGATTTCCCGGGCGCTGGTGGCCGCAGTGCGACGAGATGACGGGATCAGGCTCTACGAACGAGCGTTGGCGCTGGACCTGCTGCTGGATGATCGTGGCGCGGTGCAGGGGGTTAGCCTGCACGTGATCGGCCAAGGACAGCGAGACGGTGTTGGCGCAGTCGCTGCACCTGCGGTGGTCCTAGCGACCGGAGGGCTAGGGCAGGTGTTTGAGGCCAGCACCAATCCGCTGGTTGCTACCGGTGATGGTGTAGCCATGGCAGCCCGAGCCGGCGCGGTGCTGGCAGATCTAGAGTTCATTCAGTTTCACCCGACCGTATTGTGGCAAGGGCCGGGAGCGAAAGGGCAACAGCCGTTGATCTCTGAAGCCGTGCGTGGTGAGGGTGCAGTATTGCTCGATCCAGCCGGTCGGCAGTTGATGACCGGTATCCATCCGCTAGGAGATCTGGCTCCGCGGGACGTGGTAGCGAAGACGCTCATGAAGGCCATGCGATCGACTGGGGCACCACACGCATGGCTGGATGGCCGGAAGTTGGGCGAAGGCACGTGGCGACGACGTTTTCCGACGATCTTGCAGCGCTGCCGTGACATGGAAATCGATCCGGTGCAGCAGTTGATTCCAGTCGTGCCAGCGCAGCACTACGCCAGTGGTGGTGTCCGGGTGGACTTGGCTGGTCGGGCATCGATTCGTGGGCTCTTTGCCTGCGGCGAAGTGGCCTGCACCGGAGTGCATGGCGCCAATCGATTGGCGTCGAACTCGCTGCTTGAGGGATTGGTTTTTGCGGAACGCATTGCCGAGGTACTGCAGGCAGGTCTACCACCGCAACGAGACCCCATAGTGCGGACCGGCTCGCTGGGTGTGATCAGCAACGCTTCCCGACCACTGCTGCAACGCGCCATGTCGGAGGGTGCCGGGGTGCTCCGTACCGCCGATTCGCTGAAAGTTGCAGCAGCAGCTGTAGCTGAGCTACCGGCAGACTTCCCCGGTGAACCAGGTACCGCTGACTGGGAGGTGGCCAATCTGGCTGTGGTTGCCAGTGCGATCGCCCAACTAGCGCTGCTTCGGACCGAGACTCGCGGCTCGCATTGGCGTGATGACTTCCCCGCGGTGGATGACGAACATTGGCGACTGCATCTCGCCACCCAACTTGTTGATGGTGAGTGGCTGACCCGGCAGACACCCTGTCAGACACCACGATGGGAGACTTGGGCATGA
- the panC gene encoding pantoate--beta-alanine ligase — protein sequence MAPEVIETVAQLRQWPAHPRRAVVMTMGALHEGHRQLMRSAREWAGPEGQVLVTIFVNPLQFGEGEDFERYPRTWEADLAVCQEEGVAAVFAPLADDVYGAGREITVDPGPLGEELEGASRPGHFRGVLTVVAKILLLAHPQAAFFGEKDYQQFVLIRRMTEQLQLPFEVRSVPTVREEDGLARSSRNRYLDPQQRQAAVAISAALATGAAHARDGATAALAAARQVLASEASLVIDYLVVRDPELGAVPDVGSARMLIAAYLGETRLIDNIAISLGQS from the coding sequence ATGGCTCCGGAAGTGATTGAAACTGTCGCTCAACTGCGGCAGTGGCCCGCGCATCCGCGTCGTGCTGTCGTGATGACTATGGGAGCTCTGCATGAGGGCCACCGACAGTTGATGAGGTCAGCGCGGGAATGGGCTGGGCCGGAAGGTCAGGTCTTGGTCACCATCTTCGTGAATCCGCTTCAGTTCGGTGAGGGTGAGGACTTCGAACGCTATCCCCGGACCTGGGAAGCGGACTTGGCGGTGTGTCAAGAGGAAGGGGTGGCTGCGGTCTTTGCCCCGCTGGCTGACGATGTCTACGGAGCCGGACGGGAGATCACCGTGGATCCTGGACCGCTCGGTGAGGAGTTGGAGGGCGCCAGTCGACCCGGACATTTTCGGGGAGTGCTGACGGTAGTAGCCAAGATTTTGCTGTTGGCCCACCCACAGGCGGCCTTCTTTGGTGAAAAGGACTATCAGCAGTTTGTGCTCATCCGGCGGATGACCGAACAGCTGCAGTTACCTTTTGAGGTGAGGTCGGTACCAACGGTTCGCGAAGAGGATGGGTTGGCGCGCTCGAGTCGCAATCGCTACCTGGATCCGCAGCAGCGGCAGGCCGCAGTGGCCATCTCGGCGGCACTTGCGACTGGAGCGGCACATGCGCGCGATGGCGCAACTGCGGCGCTCGCAGCTGCCCGGCAAGTGCTTGCCAGTGAGGCCTCGCTAGTGATCGATTATCTCGTTGTTCGGGACCCAGAGTTGGGTGCAGTCCCCGACGTTGGCTCGGCCCGAATGCTGATTGCTGCGTACCTCGGTGAGACCCGGTTGATTGACAACATCGCAATCAGTTTGGGGCAGTCGTGA
- a CDS encoding DUF2520 domain-containing protein yields the protein MTSEAARLNVGVIGPGRAGSVLAAALAGAGHHVVAAYAVSDDSKQRAADLLPDAVLLGIEHVFERSDLVLLTVPDDTLPSLAAAIAENDWCRPGQFVVHSSGRYGIAVLAPLAAKGAIPLALHPVMTLNGSSMDLERLAGCPFGVTATEELLPVAAALVVEMGGEPMYVAEDRRVQYHAAMAHGANHLVTLIADAMDLLAGTGVEQPDRFLAPLLSAALDNSLRFGDRALTGPVSRGDAATLASHLAVLSEESPEVAVAYRVMARRTADRAVAAGLLDPVSAAEVIAALGE from the coding sequence GTGACCAGTGAGGCTGCTCGCCTCAACGTGGGCGTCATCGGACCTGGTCGGGCTGGCTCGGTGCTGGCGGCGGCACTCGCTGGCGCAGGGCATCACGTCGTGGCGGCTTATGCCGTTTCCGACGACTCCAAGCAGCGAGCCGCCGACCTCTTGCCTGATGCAGTGCTACTCGGGATTGAGCATGTTTTCGAAAGGTCTGACCTGGTGTTGCTGACGGTTCCGGACGACACCTTGCCGTCACTGGCAGCAGCGATCGCCGAGAACGATTGGTGTCGACCAGGACAGTTCGTCGTGCATAGTTCCGGTCGCTACGGGATAGCTGTGTTGGCGCCACTGGCAGCCAAAGGCGCCATACCGCTGGCTTTGCATCCAGTCATGACCCTCAATGGCAGCAGCATGGATCTCGAGCGGTTAGCTGGTTGCCCGTTCGGTGTGACCGCTACGGAGGAGTTGCTACCGGTCGCTGCTGCTCTCGTGGTGGAGATGGGCGGCGAACCGATGTACGTCGCCGAAGATCGACGAGTGCAGTATCACGCGGCTATGGCCCACGGTGCCAACCATTTGGTGACGCTCATCGCTGATGCGATGGACCTATTGGCTGGTACCGGTGTCGAACAACCCGACAGGTTCTTGGCCCCACTGCTGAGCGCAGCATTAGACAATTCACTGCGATTCGGTGATCGGGCGCTCACTGGCCCGGTTTCCCGCGGCGATGCGGCCACGTTGGCTAGCCATCTAGCGGTACTCAGCGAGGAATCGCCCGAGGTTGCGGTGGCCTATCGAGTTATGGCCCGCCGGACCGCTGACCGCGCGGTGGCCGCTGGTCTGTTGGACCCGGTAAGCGCCGCCGAAGTAATCGCTGCGCTCGGCGAGTAA
- a CDS encoding PH domain-containing protein gives MSQVETGAGLGATEPRRTHKLTPLVTGARFLPFALFVGFITIGQNTAGEGLFVALAITIGVVVLIALLIAGFAYVSWRRLTFWFDEQGDLRVASGVLTRTERRLQLSRLQGVDVVQPFIPRLFGLSQVTVEVAGTGDSRAQIQYLGNEDAQNLRNSVIARAAGLHPDAGEAPQQALVEVPTKDLLVSLLLRGVTVVLFLATLLVVVVTWFATGPAGLFWLLLGGVPLIAVASEYLGFHGFTVAKSPDGLRTRSGLLQVQAQTVPPGRLQSVEFVQSWLWRSRDWVRVRITVAGMESDSDQQQGANTFKQVLLPVAPYDVAVAVVNEILPGVDARKTPLHPAPKQAKWRAPIQHRRLGVGWDDRVLVTSRGRFVWHLAVAPHARTQSVRVTQGPWQRRLGLATMHLDSPPGPVEVVALYRDAAEARALADAQNQRAQQALQSDPAGRWMQQRDEKS, from the coding sequence ATGAGCCAGGTCGAGACGGGTGCGGGGCTGGGAGCTACTGAGCCGAGACGTACCCACAAACTCACCCCCCTGGTTACCGGGGCACGATTTTTGCCGTTCGCGTTGTTTGTGGGCTTCATCACTATTGGCCAAAACACCGCAGGTGAAGGACTGTTTGTGGCCCTGGCAATCACCATTGGGGTGGTGGTGCTGATCGCATTGCTTATCGCCGGGTTTGCTTACGTGTCCTGGCGACGGTTGACGTTTTGGTTCGACGAGCAGGGAGACTTACGGGTCGCTTCCGGTGTGCTGACGCGAACCGAACGGCGGTTGCAACTATCGCGATTGCAAGGGGTGGACGTGGTCCAGCCCTTTATCCCCAGATTGTTTGGTCTGTCGCAGGTGACTGTGGAGGTCGCAGGAACTGGCGACTCTCGCGCCCAGATTCAATACCTCGGAAATGAGGATGCGCAGAACCTGCGTAACTCCGTTATCGCTCGTGCAGCGGGTCTGCATCCCGACGCCGGAGAAGCGCCACAACAAGCGCTGGTGGAGGTCCCCACCAAAGACTTGTTGGTATCGCTGCTGCTGCGCGGTGTCACAGTCGTGCTGTTTTTGGCAACGCTGTTGGTCGTGGTGGTCACCTGGTTCGCCACTGGCCCGGCCGGTCTGTTTTGGCTGCTCCTGGGTGGTGTGCCGTTGATCGCGGTGGCTTCCGAATACCTTGGGTTCCACGGCTTCACTGTGGCTAAGTCACCTGACGGGTTGCGGACTCGATCCGGACTCTTGCAGGTGCAGGCGCAAACGGTTCCACCGGGTCGACTGCAATCGGTGGAATTCGTGCAGTCCTGGCTCTGGCGTTCGCGGGACTGGGTACGGGTGCGAATCACCGTTGCCGGAATGGAGTCGGACAGCGATCAACAGCAGGGTGCCAATACGTTCAAGCAGGTACTGCTTCCCGTCGCGCCCTACGACGTTGCAGTTGCGGTTGTCAATGAGATTCTTCCCGGCGTGGACGCGCGCAAGACGCCGCTGCATCCGGCGCCCAAGCAGGCAAAGTGGCGCGCTCCGATTCAACACCGCCGGTTGGGGGTTGGTTGGGATGATCGGGTGCTGGTGACCTCGCGGGGGCGCTTTGTCTGGCATCTGGCGGTGGCCCCCCACGCTCGCACGCAATCGGTGCGGGTGACCCAGGGGCCGTGGCAGCGGCGACTGGGACTAGCGACCATGCACCTCGATTCACCACCGGGACCGGTGGAGGTGGTGGCACTCTACCGAGATGCCGCCGAGGCACGGGCCCTCGCAGATGCGCAAAATCAGCGAGCACAGCAGGCGTTGCAATCGGATCCGGCCGGGCGCTGGATGCAACAGCGAGATGAGAAGTCGTGA
- a CDS encoding PH domain-containing protein, whose amino-acid sequence MSAGAENPFVPPGEAWQPISPKLTRVRRLVMVFWLVVLVGVAAVALAVSGVPLWSGVVVLVALILLVWLWWLIGRQVKAYGYVEREEDLLVRSGILFRRMVIVPYGRMQLVDLVAGPIDRMAGLSTVQLHTAAAATDAKIPGLPPENAGALRDRLAARGEERSAGI is encoded by the coding sequence ATGAGCGCTGGCGCAGAAAATCCTTTCGTACCACCTGGCGAAGCTTGGCAGCCGATCTCCCCCAAACTGACCCGGGTAAGGCGACTAGTCATGGTGTTCTGGCTGGTGGTTTTGGTGGGCGTCGCTGCAGTAGCGCTCGCAGTCAGCGGAGTTCCGCTCTGGAGCGGAGTAGTGGTGCTGGTTGCGCTGATCCTGCTGGTCTGGCTGTGGTGGTTGATTGGGCGGCAGGTGAAGGCGTACGGGTACGTGGAGCGCGAAGAGGATCTGCTCGTTCGTTCCGGAATCTTGTTTCGCCGAATGGTCATCGTCCCTTACGGTCGCATGCAGCTAGTAGATCTCGTCGCGGGTCCTATCGACCGGATGGCCGGACTTTCCACGGTGCAGCTCCACACCGCAGCTGCCGCTACCGATGCCAAGATTCCTGGGTTGCCGCCGGAAAACGCCGGGGCGCTCCGCGATCGATTGGCTGCCCGTGGTGAGGAGAGGTCAGCCGGGATATGA
- a CDS encoding ABC transporter substrate-binding protein yields MGLSGHTSSQRRGRRASRLWLLMLLAGAVVLAGCASTDDDGNADEPAPADTVIIATTNFTESRIIASLYSQVLEANGVPTQIKELTTREVIVPALEKNEIQLTPEYLGSLTEFLNKQENGTGAAQLASDDTAKTFKKGERLARNRSIELLPPSPAQDQNAFAVTREFAAEHDLKTMSELGEYSQQSPIILGGGPECPERPFCLPGIERVYDVRVEKFVPLDSGGPLTIQGLKQGLIEVGIVFSSSGAVASDEIVVLEDDQGLQIAENITPTMAAAAVTDRIIGPINELSAAMTTEDLQMLNAEVELGRRPVEAVATEFLRQSGLIDS; encoded by the coding sequence ATGGGTCTGAGCGGGCACACCAGCAGCCAGCGCCGCGGCCGTCGCGCGTCCAGACTCTGGCTGCTGATGTTGTTGGCTGGCGCGGTGGTCCTCGCTGGTTGTGCGTCGACCGATGACGACGGCAACGCTGACGAACCGGCACCTGCCGACACTGTGATCATTGCCACGACGAACTTCACCGAGTCGCGGATCATTGCTTCGCTGTATTCCCAAGTCCTAGAAGCTAATGGTGTACCCACCCAAATCAAGGAACTCACGACACGTGAAGTGATCGTGCCAGCTTTGGAGAAGAATGAAATCCAGTTGACTCCGGAATATCTGGGCAGCCTCACCGAGTTCCTGAATAAGCAAGAGAATGGCACTGGGGCCGCTCAGTTGGCTAGTGACGACACCGCGAAGACCTTCAAGAAAGGTGAGCGGCTCGCTCGTAACCGCAGTATCGAACTATTGCCCCCGTCACCTGCTCAAGATCAAAACGCTTTCGCGGTGACTCGGGAGTTCGCCGCGGAGCATGATCTGAAAACGATGAGTGAGCTCGGCGAGTACTCACAGCAGTCACCCATCATTCTGGGCGGTGGTCCGGAATGCCCAGAGCGGCCGTTTTGCCTGCCGGGCATCGAGCGTGTTTACGACGTTCGAGTGGAGAAGTTCGTGCCGCTAGATTCGGGTGGTCCACTCACTATCCAGGGATTGAAACAGGGACTCATTGAGGTGGGCATTGTGTTCTCGTCTTCGGGGGCGGTGGCGTCGGATGAGATTGTGGTCCTCGAGGACGATCAGGGACTGCAGATTGCCGAGAACATAACGCCCACGATGGCAGCTGCCGCGGTCACCGATCGGATTATTGGACCGATCAATGAGTTATCGGCAGCCATGACGACCGAAGATCTGCAAATGCTGAACGCGGAGGTGGAACTAGGCCGACGTCCGGTCGAGGCGGTCGCGACAGAGTTCCTGCGACAGTCAGGTTTGATCGACAGTTAG
- a CDS encoding ABC transporter permease, protein MSVWEWFTDPANWTGDNGIPIRTWEQIVISFWAMMIALIVAMPIALYLGHKRKGILLATNVGNIGRAIPTLGLLTILASIPEIGIGNLAAILALALFAIPPLLTNTFAGMAAVDDKVIDAAHGMGMGTGRILTRVELPLALPLIAAGVRTATVQVIATASLAALVGGGGLGRYVVDGYALQDNTLIVAGAILTAAVAMVAELILAFLQKRVTPKGLREQSLAEEEAAEIPTPAPASP, encoded by the coding sequence ATGAGCGTCTGGGAGTGGTTCACCGATCCGGCAAACTGGACCGGGGACAACGGGATTCCGATCCGAACCTGGGAACAGATCGTGATCAGTTTCTGGGCGATGATGATCGCGCTGATCGTGGCCATGCCGATTGCGCTCTATCTGGGGCACAAGCGGAAGGGAATCTTGCTGGCAACAAATGTTGGCAATATCGGCCGAGCAATCCCGACGCTGGGCTTGCTCACGATCTTGGCGTCAATCCCGGAAATCGGCATCGGCAACCTTGCGGCGATCTTGGCGCTGGCGCTCTTTGCGATCCCACCGTTGCTCACCAACACCTTTGCCGGTATGGCTGCCGTAGACGACAAGGTTATCGACGCAGCCCATGGGATGGGTATGGGAACAGGTCGAATTCTGACGCGGGTGGAACTGCCGCTGGCGTTGCCGCTGATTGCCGCCGGCGTCAGAACTGCAACGGTGCAGGTGATTGCGACGGCATCGCTAGCCGCATTGGTCGGTGGCGGTGGCTTGGGTCGCTACGTCGTGGACGGCTATGCCCTGCAGGACAATACCTTGATTGTGGCTGGTGCCATTCTGACTGCGGCAGTCGCCATGGTGGCGGAATTGATCTTGGCTTTCCTGCAGAAGCGGGTGACTCCCAAGGGTTTGCGCGAACAGTCGCTCGCCGAAGAAGAGGCCGCCGAAATTCCCACCCCAGCCCCTGCTTCCCCGTAA